AGATTGCATATTGTAGCTTGAGCAGTATCATGAAACGCTTGACTCTACACAGCCAGCGGTAAGCTCATCACCTACACCACATCTCATTAGACCTCTGTAAAGACCATCTTCTAGTTTAACATCTTCATCATAGAAAGTTAGGATAACTAAAATTAAGACAACTATTTGTAGGGATTTTGTCCTGTAAAAAAACAATTTTGATATAGATTAGATTATTTTAAACGATATTGGAGTTAGAACAAATATTTGTCAGTATTGTAATATTATTAGCAGTAGCTAGACTTCTTGGTGAATTATTTCGTAGATTTAAACAACCTGCTTTAGGAGGTGAACTACTTGCAGGAATAATACTTGGACCCACAATATTTGGAATCATCATTCCAAATGAAAATCTTGAACTGATTTCAACAATTGCAATTTTCTTTATCATGTTGTTCATAGGACTTGAAATGGATCTAAAAGAACTTAAAAAAACAGGTAAATCTGCATTCATAATATCTGTATTTTCCTTAGTGATACCTTTTTTCATAGGTTTTCAAATATCAGTTATTTTTGGTTCATCATTAATTCAATCAATGTTTATGGGATTATTGTTGTCGGTTACATCAGTACCAGTTAGTGCTATAATTTTATTGGAATTGGGAATCTTAAAAACAAAAATTGGTAATACTGTAATGTCTGTTGCAGTAGTAGATGACATAATATCATTGGTCATACTTGCAGTGATTTTACAAATGCACATGACAGAAAGCACATCACTTAATGTTGTTGATATGGGATTATCAATAATTCCTATGTTGATCTATCTTGTTGGAATTATATTTTTAGCATTTGCTATTCACAAATTCAATTATTGGTTCCCACATAGATTAGAATTATTCTTTACAAAAGCTAAGACCAGAGAAGCTACGTTTGGTATTTTGATAATTATGACAATAACATTATCACTTTTAGCACAACTAGCTGGCCTTCATTTTATCATAGGTACTTTCTTTGCAGGATTGATTTTTAGTGGAAAAGTACTTGGTAAAAGAGAATCTGATAAATCATATGGAATATTATCTGGAGTAACATTTGGATTTTTTGCACCATTATTTTTTGCAATTCTTGGAATAAAATTCAGTGGTCAATCATTAGATACAGCCATACTTCCATTAGCATTATTGGTGGTATTAGGTATTTTTGGTAAAACTCTAGGCGGATTTATTGGTGCTAGATTATGTAAATTGTCAAAGGTGGAAAGTTTGGCAACAGCATCATTGTTAAACGGACGAGGAACTGTTGGTCTTGCTATTACTGCTTTAGCATATTCTGTTGGGATTTTAGATCTTACTTTATTTTCGGTTGCAGTGGCAATTTGTTTTATTACTACAGTGTTAACACCAATTATTGCAAAACCTCTTTTAAAAAAAATAACAGTAGCATAACATGTTAAAGAATTGCAGTGAAAATATTACTCAAAGGCATAATGAAAACTTTGATAGAATCACACTGAAACAAACCCATGAGAAAATTTTGGGAAAAACAAATGAATTAACTTCATTATTTGATCTGATTTTAGATGTTTTTTGAATTTTAGGAAAACTGATAGCATAAAATAAAATTATACAGTATTGATTTTTTAAGGTGATTACAAATTTTGAAATCTACATTGTTGCTTGTGCAGCATCATGGAACATCTGGCTCTTTGCACAGCCAGCAGCAAGTTCGTCACCTGCTCCACGTCTCATAAGACCACGATAAAGACCATCTTCTAATTTGACGCCTTCTCTTTCTTCCCATTCCTCTACAGTGATGGAATATTTCTTTTGGATTCTATCTCTGTACCATTCTGGAATTACGTTAAATGCACAGAATGGAACTATTCTGAGATCAGGAGTAAGATAGTGAATATCACATCTTTGCAGTCTTTCCAAATCTTCGTTGTATTTGTCTTGAAAGTGCATCATGCCAAGGAATAATCCCTTGACGTGCCAAGATCCTACTGAATCAAATGATCTCTTCATGAGAATGTTACCAAACATCTTTGCCAAATCCAAGCCTGCTGGTTGCTTTTTAGTATCAACGAATCCTTTGAGTTTTCTTACAACTTCAAGCATTGTAAAGTATTTGTTTTTACCAGAGCGAATCTCTTCTGCTTTGTCTTCAAATAGTTCTAACATTCCCTGAATATCACAGAATTTAGTTAATGGAACAAATTTCTTTGTATCTGCATCTTCAAAGATGTATGTTCCTGCACCACATGCAAAGTGGATTGATAATTCGTATTTTGGCTTGCTAGAGAATGCTTCAATTACATTAGTCAGTGGCATGCAACTTGGAACTGGGAACCAGTCATCTACAGTTACTTCACCGTTTGTTTGCTCTTCAATTCTTTGAACACAATCAGGAACTGTGATTCTGTATTTTTCACGTTCGGATTTACCCATTCTTCCAGTTAGGGAGACAGGTTGGAAATTAACAGCGTGAACTACATCCATGTTCTTTTGAGCATATCTGATAATTCCGCCTAGTTCATGATCATTAATTGATTTGATAACCGTTGGAACAAATACTACAGTAGTACCTGTCTTTCTGCAACTATCTAGTGCATATGGAATCTCCCAGTGGTTTTTAGGATTTGTTCTTGCAGTTACACCATCAAAGGAAAGATACAAGTTGTTACAACCGGCTAGTCTTACTTCTCTTGCTGCTTCTGGATCCATTGCATGTCTAATTCCATTAGTGTTCATCTGGATATGGTCAACGCCTTCCTCTTTCATAATTTTGATAACATCGGCGATATCTTCTCTGAGCATTGGTTCACCACCAGTGATTTGCATAGAGTTTCCTGGAATTGGTCTTTCAGCTCGCAAAGTCTTCATCATTGCTCTGACTTGGGTATGATCTGGTTCGTACATGTAAGCGCCTTCAAGGCCTTTCTTTACATAAAAGAAGCAATACCAGCATGTTAAATCACATCTATTAGTTACAATCATGTTTGCAAGTCCGCTGTGAGAGAGATGGTTTGAGCATAATCCACAGTTATTTGGACAGGAACATTTGTCAATCATTACGTTTGGAGAATGAGCGCCTTTACCGTCCATCCAGTAAGTACTGAATTTCTTGTACATTTCATAAGAGCCAAAATACAATTCCTCACATTCACCGTGAGTTGGACAGACTTTGGACATGAAGACCTTGTTATCTCGCTCAAAGACTTCGGCATCCAGAATCATGTTGCAATCTGGACAGATACTTTGAGTGAATCTAATTGTGGACTTTTTACCTAAATTTTTACTTGATTGATTGGATATCTGAATTAATGCCATACCTGTTATCGGAATTCTTCTGAAATACTATATAATGCATTTCATACTAGCCCCCGTGTGGAATTTAGTAATTGGGCATACCTGATTTAAATACCAAAACTGGTCGACTAGATCGCATATGAGCATATCTGATAAAACAAGAAAGGCATTAGAAAAAATCGGTCTTACAAGTTACGAGATCAGAACATTTTCTGCATTACTCAAAGCTGGAGAGTTAACAGCATCCGACCTTAGTCAGAAATCAGGAGTGCCATATTCGAAAATTTACGAAGTACTAGGAACTCTGGAAGATAAAGGCTGGATTGGATCAGATGACTCTAGACCAACGAAATATTTTGCAAAGTCACCATCTACTGGACTGGAAACGACAAAACAGAAAATGGAGACAGATTTTTCGCAGAACCAAAGTGTAATTTTAAATGAATTAGTTCCATTGTATGAAAAAAGCGGCACGAGTGAAAGGCCAGATATTTGGGTATTGTCAGGTGCAATAAACATTGCAGCTAAAATTCTAGAGATGGTAGATACGTGCAGAAACGAGGTAATGATTGCGTTGCCAGAAGCTGGAGTAGAGCTAGTAAAGCAGGCATTGCCAAAACTTAGATCATTACATGATAAAGGAGTGGAAATTACAATTCTCACTTCAGACAAAATGGATAAAGAATCAATCAAGGCAATAAAAAGAGTTGCAACTGTAAAAATTAAGAAGGGCTTGTTTGGAGGGGGAATAATTTCTGATAAAAGATATGTTGTGATTTTGTTGGGCCCGGAAATTGGCGGTGCAAACACTTCAGATGTTGTAGCAATTTGGGCAGATCATGCAGGGTTAGCAGGATTTGCGCGTCAATACTTTGAATATTTATTAAAAGACTCTAAGGTAATATAATATGGATGCATTAAGTGATGATGAAGAGACTCTCTTTGTAGGAACTGCAGAAGCAGAACATGTAGAGATGTATCTCAAGGCAATCTGGCATATCAAGGAAAGGGGGGAGGATGTCAAGATTAGCACCATTGCTAAAATGCTCAATGTAAGGCAACCAAGTGTTGTTCAGATGCTCAAGAAATTAAACAGTAAGAATCTTGTGAATTACAACAAGGCAGGTGTGAAACTTACAGAGGATGGCGAAAGAATAGGTGCAAGCATGATGAGAAACAGCAGATTACTAGAGGTACTAATGGACAGTGCATTAAAAGTTGAAATTGACGAGGAGATGGTTTGTGGCATTGAACACCACATGAAAAAACAATTTACAGATGCATTGTGTACCATGTTAAACCATCCAAGGAAATGTCCACATGATCATGAAATCCCTATGGGCGAATGTTGTAAATCAGCATAAGTGAAATTACATCCCAAAAGATATATCATCTTAGAAATTGAATTGAATCATGGCATGTTTTTGTGGGTGTGAAACATATGAAAAGTATGAGGATGGATTCAAGATTGCATGTGTAAAGTGTGGACACGGTCCTCAAAATCACGACGAAGAGTTCAGAGCCGCTGCAAGAAAGAATGAATCACAAAGTCAGAAACGTGATGTAGATTTCGGATGATTATTCGCCAATAATTTTAACTAATACTCGCTTTGGTCTTTTACCGTCGAATTCTCCATAGAAAATTTCTTCCCAGGGTCCAAAATCCAATTCTCCGTTAGTTATTGCTATTACCACTTCTCTTCCCATGACTTGTCTTTTAAGATGAGCATCTGCATTGTCTTCTCCTGTTTTGTTGTGATCATAATGGTTTGTTGGCTCGTGTGGGGCTAATCCTTCCAACCATTTTTCATAATCATGGAGTAAACCACCTTCATTGTCATTGATAAAAACACTAGCAGTGATATGCATGGCATTTACAAGACACAATCCTTCCTTGACTTTGCTTTTTACAACAAGATCTCTAACATCATTTGTAATGTTTACAAATGCTCTCCGTGTTTTAACTTCAAACGTAAGATATTCTGTTAGAGATTTCATATTTTTTGACACAGATTAAACATTAAAAACCTAAGGTAGGCTCAGAACTCAAGATCCTCATCATCAATCAAAGGGATAGGTTCATCACTGCCTGCATGCATATTTTAGGCAGATTCCTATTGAGTCTTTCAAGAAGCTTGATAAATGGCTAAGAGTTCAATCTTTCAAAATGGTTGCAATTGATACTCCGGCTTCATTGGAAAGTTTTAGAAGATTTATCATTTCAAGTACCTGTAAATCTTATGCACCACGAAGCTACTTGGAGGATTCAGAGGTATTTGCAGAAAGAGAGGACAATCTGGGTGCAATTTATGTTGAAGCAGCCGATAAAGTAACTTTGAAAAAAATAAGAGACATCACATTTGTCAATGCAAGAGATATTCTAGGAATAATCTATAATTCAAAAAGTGGAAATACATCCTTGAAATGGCGTCAGTTAAGACGAAACAATGGCAAAGTTTCAGGAGAAGCTTCAGCAAATTCTCTTACAAATCTTGCAGAATCAGGTGTCCTTACTTTGGATTGGGTTGAAAATTATCTAAAGAAAAAAACAGAAGAGACAAAGACAAACGAAGTCACAAGCTAAACTCTTTTCTTTTTGTAGATTAGAATACTATCATGATTACAAAGACTATTGATGAGAATTCAATTTCAGTCATGCCAGAAGATTCTGATGACCTTTTGAATCTACGTCGAATAATTAAGAAAGATGACAAAGTAATAGGTGATACAACAAGGGTTCTAAAACAGGACAAGGATTATTCTAGACCAGACAAAGGTGAAAGGATCAAAGTCAGAATTGCATTAATTGTGGAAAAAATTTCTCTAGATGATGTATTGGACAGGCTAAGAGTTGGAGGAACAATTTATGAATCAAGTAATGAAGCAGTGCCTCACGGATCACATCATTCGTTTATTTTAAAAATAAATGACGGAATTACAATTTCAAAGAAAAAATGGTCACCCATAGAGAAGAAACTTTTAGAATCAAATAGTCAAAATGGTTTTGTACTTGTAGCCATTGATACTGCTGATTGTGGAATTGCAAGATTGAAAGGAACTCATTTAGAATTTATGCCAAATATTTATTCAGGCTCTGGAGGTAAAAGATACAAGACAAATTTCAATATTGAAAAATTCTTTGAACAAGTACAACAAGCAATATTTTCTATTTCTAAAAAAGAAGATTCAATAATAATTTTTGGTCCTGGTGAAACAAAGAAAAGATTTGCAAATTTTATTGAAAAATCTCAAAAATTCAAAATCAAAGTTGTAGAAGGAATTGATTCTGGCGGAGAAGATGGAATTTACACATTTACAAAATCTAAAGCAATGCAGGAGATAATGTCAGATAGCAAATTAGCCAAGGCTTCAACAATAATTGACGAGGTAATGCTTCTTGCTAATAAAAAAAGTAACAAATTCACTATGGGGTTTGAAGAAACTTTTAAGACAAATCAGATGGGGGCAGTTGAATCTTTGGTGTTCTCAGATAGAATCATACAGGAAAATGATGAACAAAAGATCATGGATTTTCTTAATGATGCTGAGAGTAAAGGTGTAAAGATTTACAGTGTTGATTCATCAACAGACATTGGTTTAAGAGTTACTGGTTTGGGTGGAATAGTTTCATTGTTACGATATGCAATAGAAACCTAATTGGTAGATTCAATCAACCAGTTAAGATATGATTTGTTGAGTGAGGAAACGGTTAGTTCGGCTATCTCTGGGACTTCATATGGATGAGTTTCCAAAATTTTCTTTTTTAATAGTTTCTTATTTTTTGTCACAGTTTTGAAAATTGCAATATATTCAGATGAGTTTTCAATTTTTCCCTTCCAAGAATAAATTGATGAGATTTTTGAAACATTGACACATGCAATGGTCTTATTTTTTACAAGTTCATTTGCAATTTTTGAAATTGATTTTTTATCAGGATATGTTGAGACGATTATTACTGGTTTCATAGTAACCGATAAATGTACGTTCTTTAAAAAATTAACAATTAGTTTGGAACTTGATTTTATTACTCAGAATTCGATCATCTATGTCTTAATTGCATGGGTTATGATAGTGATTATCGCAAAAGCTCTAAAGGTAGAAAAATATGGTTTTGAAATAAAGGCGTACAGTCTAGTATACAAAAACAAAGGAGTTAATGTAGTTCTAAATAAAGTTCTAAGCAGGACTAGAAGAGGAATCAGGGTTTTTGCTGATACGAGTGTAATTGCAGGATTTGTTATGATGGGATTTGCATTTTGGTTTTTGCTAAATAATGTTTCAAACTTTTTTGTTGCACAAGATGACTTTTCAGAATTAACAGTACTTATTCCAGGAATCACGTTAACATCGGCATCATCAATTACATTCTTTTTACTTTCAATTCCAATAGTTCTGGTAGTTCATGAAGGTGCACATGGAATAGTTGCAGCATTGGAAAAAATAAAGATCAAGACAGGTGGCTTTGCAATATTTATCGCAATGTTTGCAGGATTTGTAGAACCAGATGAGGAAGAATTTGAAAAAGCAAAAAAGATTTCAAAGTTAAGGGTTATTGGTGCAGGAGCTACGGCAAATGTAATTTTTGCATTTGGTTTGGGATTGATTTTATTGACAAACCCATTTTTTGCAATGGTTTTGCCTGAACCACTCCTAACTACGTTCTATGAATTACCAAGTGGAGTTTTGATTCTTTCAATAATTGAAAACTCTGGAGCTGAGCAAGCAGGATTATTGGCAAATGACATAATCACATCCATTAATGGAATACCGATCTACAGTCCGGCGGATTTTCCCAGTTTGAGTCCGGGTGAAACAGCAAGTGTCTCAGTAATTAGAGACGGTCAAGAATTAGATTTCGGTGTTGAAATTATTCCATCACCTGAAGATCCTGAAAGAGGATTAATTGGAATTATGAGAGACAATACATTTGCTTACAAACCACTAATGAATTTCATTGAATGGAATGATCCCAATGTTTCAATGTTTTTGTTATGGTTATGGATGATTTCATTTTTCATAGGAATCATCAATATGCTTCCTCTTCCAATATTGGATGGCGGTAAATTTATCCATACAATAATTGATAAAAAAATATCAGACAAGTCAGTAAATGTTGTAATGTGGGGAATTTACGCATTCACATTTGTTCTATTTGGGCTCAACATTGCTTTATCATATATGAAATCTGGCTGGTTTACAATTTAGAAATCACCTAAAGAATCATTAATGAAAAAATACCAACAAGTTCATGATCTGCGATAAATGTGAAAATCCAGCAGTATACACACGAAAATATTCTGGACAAAAATTATGCTCAGTTTGTTTCTCAAACTCCATTGTAAGGAAAACAGCCAAAACTATTTCAAAATATAATATGATAAAGCACAGTGAACTAGTAGCAGTTGCAGTATCTGGAGGAAAGGATTCCTTAGCATTACTAAAAATTATTCATGAAATGGCATTAACACATAATTTTAGAATAATAGCAGTTACGATAGACGAGGGAATTCCAGGATACAGAAATGAAGCGCTGGAAATTGTTGAAAATTTTTGTGAGAAATTAAATGTAGAACACAAAGTTTACTCTTACAAAGACTTGTTCGAATTAACATTGGATGAAGCATTAGAATTAAGAGAAAATGAAAAAACTTCCTCCTGTTCAATTTGCGGTATTTTGAGAAGACGCGCAATTGATTTTGCAGCAAACGATGTTGGAGCTGATGTTATTGCAACCGGCCACAATCTAGATGACACATTACAAACGTTTGTCATAAACATGCTTTCAGGAGACACAACAAAGATTGGATGGATGGATCCTGATACATCTTCAAATTCTTTAAGAAAGATAAAACCATTCTGTGAAATATATGAATCTGAAATAGTATTTTATGCATTTACAAATGATATTCCATTTCAATCAGAGCCTTGCCCACACATGAATGAAGGGATTAGAACGGAGATTCGTGAATTTCTAAATTCTCTAGAAAACCAACACAGTGGAATTAAAAATAATTTGTATCAATCAATTCTCAAAGTTTCTCAAAGTGTAAAGACTTCAAATTCAAAAGAAAAAACAGTTTGTGAAAAGTGTGGAACTGAATGTACTGGTAAGATATGCTCAGTTTGCAACATGGTTTTAAAACTGAAAGAAAATCATTAAAAGATATATTCATGAATTTTAAAAATGCCTAGTCATGTATAATATAAGATGTCCTCGTTATGCAAATATAACATACTTTCTTTAGAAAAAACGGTAGTAGGGAGGATTAGGGTGCTAGCCGTGCCCTGTTCTGAAACCGGCTATATGCAGAGATCAGCAACTGTTGGGTAAATCTCTAGATGGGTAATTCCCGCTTGGTGTGCGGAAATGAAATCACGCCGAGGCGGGTGGTTGCAGGACTAGAAATATCCGAAGGGATAACTTCTAAGACCGAACCATCGAAAGGGATGAGGTCCGGGAGGGAGCAATCCTAAGGTGGAGCATCCACGCTTCCTCGTCAACGTGGCGGATCTTGTATGCCTTGAAATGGGGCTATTCGTCTAGACTGGAGCCAGCAGAGCTACTACCTTTATAATTTAAATAAAAACTGCAAAGTCATGGAAGGAATCATCTCATTTGGAAATAAAAGAAATTACGAGGATTTTAAAAAACAGATTCCAAGTTCAGTGCTGCCTCTTTTTGATTCCATTAGAGAATTTTGCTTTTCTTTAGGAGAAAATGTTGTTGAGAACATCAGGATGCACAGAGTGGTTTTTTGTAAATCAATTACTTTTAGATGGTTTGCAGATGTAGAACCTCAGAAAGAAGGAGTGATTATAAAAATTCAAAAAGACAGAAAAGAGCCAGTACAGATTATTCAGATAAGCAAAGAGCAAAAAATTTCAGAGTTTGGAGATTTGATTAAAGAAGCATTTGAAAAAATTCACTAGTATGCAACGTCAAATTTTGTAAATTCCCCCGTGAACTTTTCATTTCGTATTTCTACATCTTCAACTATTGCATTTGCAGGTCCGCCATGAGCCCATTCAACAAGTCTAGTAACTTTTTCTGTGTCTCCTTCTAAAACAGCCTCAACACGGCCGTCCTTCAAATTTTTGACCCACCCGTAAACATTATTTTGTTTTGCTTTAGCTTTTAATGTCTGACGAAAAAAAACTCCTTGTACTCTACCTGTTACAAAAATTCTAATTCGTTGCTTTGACATTAAAGGTAGATTTCATAGAGTCATTAATCAATTTTAGGTTAAAGAAAAACTATCTTCTTTCTTTAATTCTAGCTCTACCAGTCTTTCTTGCAGCGATGCTACCTACCTTTGCACCAGGTGGGGCATCTCTTGAAACAGTTGAGCTTTGACCGACGTGTTGATGACGACCACCACCGTGTGGGTGAACATATGCTGCTTGAGCAACACCTCTGACAATTGGATATTTCTTTCCTTTAGCTTTAAAGCTACGCCATTTGTTACCTGCACTCATAAAGTGTCGTTCACTAGCTCCACCACCAGCAAGAGTGCCAATCATTGCTCTGTTTTTTGGATTTAATGTGGTAAATCTTCCAGATGGTAGTTTAACAGTAACACCCTCATCACCATGAGAGAAAATAGTTGCATTGGTACCTGCTGACTTTACTATAGCGCCACCATCTCCAAAATGCTTTTCAATATTACAAACAATTGTGCCATCAGGAATGTTTTGAACACTAATTACATTTCCTTTCTCAATCTTTGATTTTAATCCAAATTGTAAAGTTTCGCCTACTCTAGCTCCAAGAATTGCCGGAACGTATGAAACAGATCCATTCTCAAATCTGATTTTTGCTAAAGGTGCTTCTCGTCCACGTTCATGAACCAAATCAATAATTTCACCTTCATGCTGTTCTGCAAGTGGAAAACGAGGATAATTTGCCTTGGAACCTACTTTACCAGTAGATGTAGACCTAAATTGCATTCCTCCACGGCCACGTCTTCTTACTAATGGTCTTTTACCCAAGTTGATCGTTTCCTACGTAAAGAGGATTTTAAGCTTGTGATGGCTATTGTAAGTTAAGAAAATTACCACAAAGGTATAAAAATTAGACAGAGGGCATTTCTATATGAGCCAAAGCGGTCTTTCTCTCAAAGTTCTCGAAGCATATACTAGAGATGTTGGGAGAGGCGTAGCAAGAATCGATTATGATTCTATGGATACTCTAAATGCCTCTACAGGCGATGTTATAGAAATAAAAGGTAAAAGAAGAACAGTTGCAAAATGCCTTCCGTTGTACCCATCTGATGAAGGAAAAGGAATTATTAGAATTGATGGACTAGGTAGAAATAATTCAGGAATTGCAATTGGAGACACAATTTCGGTTAGAAAAATAAAAGCAGTGGCTGCAGAAAAAATAGTAGTTGCTCCATTAGAAGCAATTCCTCCAATTGATGAAAGATATCTTGCAGATGCACTAGAGAGTGTTCCATTGATTAAGGGTGATAATGTAATGGTTCCATATTTTGGTGGACGTTTAACTTTTCAAGTTATTGGAGTTACCCCTGCAGCTGATGCAGTTTTGGTTACTCAAAAAACTGTTTTCCATATTGCAGAAAAAGGAGAGACACTACGTGGAGTTCCACAGGTAACCTATGAAGATATTGGCGGTTTAACAGATGAGATTAAAAAAGTCAGAGAAATGATAGAGCTTCCATTAAGACATCCTGAAATTTTTGAAAAGTTGGGAATTGAAGCACCAAAAGGTGTATTGCTATATGGTCCACCAGGAACAGGTAAGACATTACTTGCAAAAGCAGTAGCAAATGAAAGTAATGCACATTTTATCAGTATTTCAGGTCCAGAAATCATGAGCAAGTTTTACGGAGAGAGTGAAGCTAGACTAAGAGAAATTTTCAAAGAGGCAAGAGAGAAATCTCCATCAATTATCTTTGTTGATGAAATAGATTCCATTGCACCAAAAAGAGAAGAAGTTACTGGAGAAGTTGAAAGAAGAGTAGTTTCTCAAATGTTATCATTAATGGACGGTCTAGAAGCTAGAGGAAAAGTAATTGTAATTTCTGCAACAAATAGACCAAATGCAATTGATCCTGCACTTAGAAGACCGGGAAGATTTGACAGAGAAATCGAGATTAAAGTTCCAGACAAAAAAGGAAGAAAAGACATTCTTGCAATTCACAGTAGAAACATGCCACTATCAGACGATGTCAATATAGATAAGATCTCAGCAGTAAGTCACGGCTATGTTGGTGCAGACTTGGAATATCTATGTAAAGAGGCTGCAATGAAATGTTTGAGAAGATTACTGCCTATTCTTAATTTAGAAGAAGAAAAAATTCCTCCAGAAACTTTGGATAAATTAATTGTGAACAATGATGACTTCCTCAAAGCTTTGATTGAAGTAACACCATCTGGTATGAGAGAAGTTTTCATAGAGAATCCAGATGTAAAATGGGACGATGTTGGAGGATTGGAAGATGTCAAACGTGAGCTGCAAGAAGCTGTAGAGTGGCCAATGAAATATCCTGGTCTTTATGATAAATTAGGACATACTATGCCAAGAGGAATCTTGCTTCATGGTCCAAGCGGAACAGGCAAGACATTACTTGCAAAAGCAGTAGCTACACAAAGTGAGGCAAACTTTGTTTCAGTCAGAGGTCCCGAACTGCTATCAAAATGGGTAGGAGAATCAGAAAGAGGAATCAGAGAGATCTTCAAAAGAGCACGTCAGTCTGCTCCATGTGTCATATTCTTTGACGAAATAGATTCTATTGCACCAATCAGAGGCGCAGGTGGAGAAACAGCAGTTACTGAAAGAGTTGTCAGTCAATTACTTACTGAATTAGACGGAATGGAAAATATGCACGGCGTTATTGTATTAGCGGCAACAAATAGAGCAGACATGATAGATCCGGCATTACTAAGACCAGGAAGATTTGATAAAATTATCCAGATTCCACTTCCAGATAAAGAAAGTAGAAAGAGCATCTTGAAAATTAATGCAGCAAAAATTCCAATAATTGACGATGCAAGCGATCCTCAGCATGTAGATATTGAGAAAATTGCCGATCTAACTGATGGACTCAGCGGTGCAGATACAGCATCCATTGCAAATACTGCAGTATCTCTTGTTATTCACGAATTTTTAGATTCACATCCAGATGAAAAAGACATTGAGAAAACTACCATTGATGCAAAGGTAACTATGAAGCACTTTGAAGAAGCAGTAAAAAAAGTCAGAGAGCAAAAAGATCTAAAGTTAGGCGAAAAACTAGTGGCATCCTATTACAGGTAGTTTTAATAAAATAACAAATCTAAGTCTCGTAAATGTCAGAGTACAGAGGATATGAAGGTAATTCGCTAGAATTCTTAAAGACAAATCAAATTGCAGTAGGAGATTCTGTTAAGATTACCGCTGATATCACTTATTCAGGCATAATAATGCCAAGGTACGAGCACAGTGATGACAAGCATATTGTTTTGAAATTAAAAAATGGATACAATA
The nucleotide sequence above comes from Nitrosopumilus sp.. Encoded proteins:
- the cutA gene encoding divalent cation tolerance protein CutA, whose protein sequence is MKPVIIVSTYPDKKSISKIANELVKNKTIACVNVSKISSIYSWKGKIENSSEYIAIFKTVTKNKKLLKKKILETHPYEVPEIAELTVSSLNKSYLNWLIESTN
- a CDS encoding DUF5655 domain-containing protein, whose protein sequence is MEGIISFGNKRNYEDFKKQIPSSVLPLFDSIREFCFSLGENVVENIRMHRVVFCKSITFRWFADVEPQKEGVIIKIQKDRKEPVQIIQISKEQKISEFGDLIKEAFEKIH
- a CDS encoding CDC48 family AAA ATPase, whose amino-acid sequence is MSQSGLSLKVLEAYTRDVGRGVARIDYDSMDTLNASTGDVIEIKGKRRTVAKCLPLYPSDEGKGIIRIDGLGRNNSGIAIGDTISVRKIKAVAAEKIVVAPLEAIPPIDERYLADALESVPLIKGDNVMVPYFGGRLTFQVIGVTPAADAVLVTQKTVFHIAEKGETLRGVPQVTYEDIGGLTDEIKKVREMIELPLRHPEIFEKLGIEAPKGVLLYGPPGTGKTLLAKAVANESNAHFISISGPEIMSKFYGESEARLREIFKEAREKSPSIIFVDEIDSIAPKREEVTGEVERRVVSQMLSLMDGLEARGKVIVISATNRPNAIDPALRRPGRFDREIEIKVPDKKGRKDILAIHSRNMPLSDDVNIDKISAVSHGYVGADLEYLCKEAAMKCLRRLLPILNLEEEKIPPETLDKLIVNNDDFLKALIEVTPSGMREVFIENPDVKWDDVGGLEDVKRELQEAVEWPMKYPGLYDKLGHTMPRGILLHGPSGTGKTLLAKAVATQSEANFVSVRGPELLSKWVGESERGIREIFKRARQSAPCVIFFDEIDSIAPIRGAGGETAVTERVVSQLLTELDGMENMHGVIVLAATNRADMIDPALLRPGRFDKIIQIPLPDKESRKSILKINAAKIPIIDDASDPQHVDIEKIADLTDGLSGADTASIANTAVSLVIHEFLDSHPDEKDIEKTTIDAKVTMKHFEEAVKKVREQKDLKLGEKLVASYYR
- a CDS encoding TIGR00269 family protein, producing the protein MICDKCENPAVYTRKYSGQKLCSVCFSNSIVRKTAKTISKYNMIKHSELVAVAVSGGKDSLALLKIIHEMALTHNFRIIAVTIDEGIPGYRNEALEIVENFCEKLNVEHKVYSYKDLFELTLDEALELRENEKTSSCSICGILRRRAIDFAANDVGADVIATGHNLDDTLQTFVINMLSGDTTKIGWMDPDTSSNSLRKIKPFCEIYESEIVFYAFTNDIPFQSEPCPHMNEGIRTEIREFLNSLENQHSGIKNNLYQSILKVSQSVKTSNSKEKTVCEKCGTECTGKICSVCNMVLKLKENH
- a CDS encoding 50S ribosomal protein L2 codes for the protein MGKRPLVRRRGRGGMQFRSTSTGKVGSKANYPRFPLAEQHEGEIIDLVHERGREAPLAKIRFENGSVSYVPAILGARVGETLQFGLKSKIEKGNVISVQNIPDGTIVCNIEKHFGDGGAIVKSAGTNATIFSHGDEGVTVKLPSGRFTTLNPKNRAMIGTLAGGGASERHFMSAGNKWRSFKAKGKKYPIVRGVAQAAYVHPHGGGRHQHVGQSSTVSRDAPPGAKVGSIAARKTGRARIKERR
- a CDS encoding acylphosphatase; amino-acid sequence: MSKQRIRIFVTGRVQGVFFRQTLKAKAKQNNVYGWVKNLKDGRVEAVLEGDTEKVTRLVEWAHGGPANAIVEDVEIRNEKFTGEFTKFDVAY
- a CDS encoding site-2 protease family protein; translated protein: MAWVMIVIIAKALKVEKYGFEIKAYSLVYKNKGVNVVLNKVLSRTRRGIRVFADTSVIAGFVMMGFAFWFLLNNVSNFFVAQDDFSELTVLIPGITLTSASSITFFLLSIPIVLVVHEGAHGIVAALEKIKIKTGGFAIFIAMFAGFVEPDEEEFEKAKKISKLRVIGAGATANVIFAFGLGLILLTNPFFAMVLPEPLLTTFYELPSGVLILSIIENSGAEQAGLLANDIITSINGIPIYSPADFPSLSPGETASVSVIRDGQELDFGVEIIPSPEDPERGLIGIMRDNTFAYKPLMNFIEWNDPNVSMFLLWLWMISFFIGIINMLPLPILDGGKFIHTIIDKKISDKSVNVVMWGIYAFTFVLFGLNIALSYMKSGWFTI